Part of the Triticum aestivum cultivar Chinese Spring chromosome 4D, IWGSC CS RefSeq v2.1, whole genome shotgun sequence genome is shown below.
ATCACCGGCCGCACCGCGCGCCCGCCCGTCTGGCTCATGTGCCTCTACATCGCCGTCGGCGCCAACTCCCAGTCCTTCGCCAACACCGGCGCGCTCGTCACCGCCGTCAAGAACTTCCCTGAGGACCGCGGCGTCGTGCTGGGGCTCCTCAAGGGCTTCGTTGGCCTCAGCGGCGCCATCTTCACGCAGCTCTACCGCGCCATCTACGGCACCGACAACGACGGCGCCGACCTCGTGCTGCTCATGGCCTGGCTGCCCGCCGCCATCTCGCTCCTCTTCATCCCCACCATCCGCATCATGCCGCGGGGCACCGTGGCCGCCGCCGCGACCAGCGGCCGGGAGCGCAGGGCCTTCTTCTACTTCCTCTACGCCTCCATCGTGCTCGCCGTCTACCTCCTCGTCATGAACGTGGTGGAGCTCGAGGTGCTCAAGTTCCCTAGGCCCGCCTACTACGTCACAGCCAccgtgctcctcctcctcatcttcttccccATCGTCATCATCGTCCAGCAGGAGCTCAGGACCTACCTGCAGCCGCCACTGCCCACCCAGTCCATTGTCCCGACTACAACGACCACGGTCGTCGACGAGACGCCATCCACAGCCACCGTGACGCCGCCGGCGACGACGTGCTTCCAGGACGTGTTCCGGCCGCCGGCGAGGGGGGAGGACTACACGATCCTGCAGGCCCTCTTCAGCGTGGACATGCTGGTGCTGTTCGTGGCCACCATCTGCGGCGTGGGCGGCACGCTGACGGCCATTGACAACCTGGGCCAGATCGGGCAGTCGCTGGGCTACCCGCAGCGCAGCGTGACCACCTTCGTCTCCCTGGTGAGCATCTGGAACTACGCCGGGCGCGTCGTGGCCGGTTTCGCGTCCGAGTACGTGCTGGCCCGGTACAAGGTTCCCCGTCCGCTCGTCCTCACGGCGGTGCTCCTCCTGGCCTGCGCGGGGCACCTCCTGATCGCCGTCGGCGTCAACAACGGGCTGTACGCAGCGTCGGTGATCCTCGGCTTCTGCTTCGGGGCGCAGTGGCCGCTGCTCTTCGCCATCATCTCCGAGGTCTTCGGCCTCAAGTACTACTCCACGCTCTACAACTTCGGCGCCGTCGCCAGCCCCGTTGGCTCCTACATCCTCAACGTCCGCATCGCCGGCCACCGCTACGACGAGGAGGCGCTCCGGCAGGGCGGGCGGAGAGGCAACGACCTCACCTGCATCGGGGTGCGCTGCTTCAGGGAGTCATTCTACATCATCGCCGGCGTCACCCTGCTGGGCGCCCTCGTCTCGCTGCTGCTCGCGTGGAGGACCAGGAACTTCTACAGGGGCGACCTCTACGGCAAGTTTAACGCCGAGCTAGCCATGGGCCCTCCTGGCCCTGCCCAGGACCGCCCGGAACAAGCCACCACCAAGGGTGCGGCTACCTCCAGCGACAACGTCGTCGCCACCAATGGTGGCAAGATCCGTTCAGTTGATCACTAACCAAAGACAGAGAGATCCATGGAACCGAAATTGTCTAGAAATATATTCGATCGGATGGATGCGAAAGCTTGGTCAATTTATGTAGAAATATATAGATGGATCATGGATTGATTGCTGTGTACTACAAAACGGATAACTGAAAGGACAAAACTAACGTCCACAAGTGTGTTGGGAGTTAAACCCGCCCACATACCCTATAACACACAGTCTGCGccacgtcaccgcatgcatgctCACTTTTTAAAATggtttatctcttaaatgaaaaatccgattgaagattcattttcatcattaaatccctcgcgacgagatcttcgaaactagatctcatatcaatatgtttcgacgaattttttttttggattaaaagttaccatatctattgcacatgaattgtcatggtgtttacactgaagttgtcgTGATATGTTTCGGTTATTTTTTtcctacatttaaaagtaaattttgacatattataaaacggggaattaagaaactagacttgccatgaaccataaactaaaattgccatgatacatgcacttaaaattgccatggttcgtATCCAAAATAATTtttatggtcaaagtactggaattggcatcatcaaaatactaaaagtgccatgctctacaaactaaaattgccacatggcaactttagtttgaACACTAtgacaactacagtgtaaacatcatggcaattttttggcaaaaaaaattttcgtcgaaacatatcaacatggggtctagttttgaagatctcgtcgagacggatttaatgatgaaaCGGATTTTTAATTGAATTTTTTaataagagataaaacatttttaagccgaaaaccaaaaagattcctgctgatgtcatctgttttgacgtggcaaaatgagtggtaatCGAGGCGTGTGAACGATGTGCAAAATACCACACGTGTGGATGTTAGCTTTTTCCTAACTGAAATTCTTGGTTTAGTAGTACTGTACAAGTAGCGGGTCAAGATCAGCAAGTCTTGTGTGATCCCGCATTTCCATGGGTCCTGCCGGCGAGGAGCGGCCGGAACAAGCGACCACCAAGGATGCCCCCTCCAGCACCAGTCCCAGCGACCACGCCGTTTGCACCAATGGCGGCAAGATCGGTTCAGCTGATCACACTAACCGAAGACAAAGAGATCCATGGAATCATACGGATGCATGCGAATGCTACACATGCTTTGCTTAATTTGTGTGTATAAGTATATAGATGGATCGACTGTAGTGTCCTACTACAAAACGGATAACTGAGATTCTTGCTTCAGTAGTACACAAGTAGCGGGTGAAGATCAGCAAGTCTTGTGTGATCCCACATTTCATGGAAAGGGGACTGCTTTAATTTCATTTGCTAGATGTGCAGGTTAGATTGATTGTTCCAACTTCCAACGGTAGTTTGTTGAATCGTCATGTGAATGGAACAGTGAAAGTTCAATGCGAACTATCAAAATCATAGGGCACCATCACCGAGCCTTTGCAACAAGCCTCGTGTTGCGCTCGGCGCTTTGAGCACTAGCTGCGCGCGCCAATTCTGGCTGCAACACCGATCCGACGGTGGTCCCGCGTCAATTCAACGGCGACGACCTCAAACGGTTGGATCTGGTCATTCGGGTTGACCAGGGGCGGCGACGGTCATTTTGGATAGCGCGCAGCTACTCTGACATCGGCGCGCCAAGCTCCAGATCCATGACCAGCATGCCGCCGTCGCCACGGCCGAAGTTGTACCACGGCGTGGCGGCAGCAACCGTGGAGATGTGAGTGCCCAAAGCGGCGGTTTGCGGTGCCGGTGGGGTGGCTTTGGGCAGTCCCCGTGTGGCTgcgagggaggagggggctggGGAGGGCGCAGCGTGGGGGAAGGGCCGACATTATCCTGAGACTCGGTTGCGGCCGCTCAAATATAAGTGCTAGTGAATGTGTTGTTTAAAAGTTTTAAGGAGTTAAACAGGAAAAGGCTTCGACTAGGTCATGTTAACTCATTAAAAAAAAGTTATGCGGCTTTTAGGGATCAGTTAGAGATGCTCTAATGTATGTGAAGATTCTGAAAAGCTTCAAAAATACATATATCGTTTGTAATCTGATTGCCTTGGAAGTACCCATATAATAAAATAGGAGTAGTGGTGTAGGCTTATCTCCCAAAATATGTTCAAACCAAGAGTAAGACAACTGATGCGTGCCACGTCCTGTTTACTGCCAATAATGCAGGAGTATCATTCATCATGCAGCGTCGAACGTCTTGATGGGGACAAGTAGCTAGCCTTGCACTGTTGCTTTGCTTCGGGtaggcatctctctctctctctcaaaatatGTTCTAGGCAAGAAGTAAGCCAACTGATGTGTGCCATGTCTTGGTTTACTGCTAATAAAACAATGCAGAAATATCGTCATTCATTCTGCCGCTGAACGTACAAATATCATTCAAAATTGCGCTGCTGCCTTGCTTCGTGGGAATGGCGATTTGACAGGGGGCAGAACTGATGGAGACAGCGTGAATCTAGGAGAATTTAGACGCTGGGTGTTCATGGCCACGCATGCATTGCAGTCCCGAATATGTGGAACAATGTAGTCAACGGTGTCGACTGGTCAGCACGCGGCATGGAAAAGTAGGCTGCGTTTGAAACTGGATGAAAACGAACTAAAACGAGTCGATACATAAGACCATCTCTAGAGGCTAGTGTATCCCAtagtctaagagcatctccagccattggccCCACAGGGgacgcctaaaatcgccgcctggggcgAGCCGTCGCAAAAAAAGGGCctggggcgagttggtccccagtcgccggccccagggccgcccccagatGCGTATAATTTATTAAAAAAAACGTTCGGCGAAGTTCGGTTAAACACGGCTAAATTTCGACAAACTTTGGCATATATTGACATGTTCGGCGGTACATAGCAAATATAACTAATAAAAGAAATCGATGAACGCCGAGTAGTCGCCGTCGTcaccgccatcctcgccgccgtcgtcgtcggcggccttctcctccttcttgacgcggccgtccctggtggacccctgaccggcgtcgccaacgcggactggtggcggcggcgcgtcgtcgtcgtcgctgtcctcgatgatgacgactcctccttcgtcgcggccccggcggcgctgctcgaaccgccgcagggcggcgcactggcgctccctcgccatcttcagggagtccttGCGCGCCCATTCCAGAGCCGCCTCGTCGTTGTGCTCCACGTCGtcgtgctccgtcttcacggcggggagacccggctccgtcttcaccggcgcgagccccggctccgtctttggtttgacgaagcgcggaggagccgacgaggaggcacgccggccgccctcgttgatgacgatgccggcgctgcgagtgcacCGGCCGaacggcgtctccgccgcgggctcggtcttgacgccgagcagcgccggagagccggaggagtgggaagaagagcgcgaggaggaagaagaggatgagccgaacctcctgggcatccattgcccgtcgcgtcggcggtgggccggggcggccgccctcgccagGGGATATGccaacggcgggttgttgccgccctcgacgtgcgtcagcacgccctcgagcgtgcggccgaggacgccccaccacaggtggcgcccctcgctgttcttcaggcCGCCCACCATCGGCGCCCCGTTGGtgaacgccagcctctgctgctgacagcgctcgaagtacgccgcccacgccgcgtggttgtcggcggcgtactaggGGAGGGCGAGCtggtcgtcggtgagggaggcgcgcacgatctCGACCTCGGCGGCGAAGTAGGAGGGGtgcgccacggcgtcgggcaacgggggaatgggcactccgcctttgctgagcctccaccccgtcggcccggcgcgcatgtccggcggcgccgggatgttggcctcgaacaggagccacgactcctgttcgcggagcgagcggtggccgaagccgttggccgccgcctcgtctccggggaaccGTTCGGCCAtcaggagagggagagggagggctcggcggtggcgcacgggagagggagagggagggctcggcggcggcgcacaGGAGAGGTAGAGCTCGACggctagggctggtgtggccagaggcgagggaggccaccggcttatatagccgcgtcgcgcccgtgtgtacgcgtgcgagggaggggaggcgtcggcgcgccgccctgtgacgcgccgcccgtgaggaatcaatggcaaggctgaccggcagcagccttgccattgattccccgcgggaaaccgaggcgttgggGGAAGACAAGGCGCGGTGTCGCTGACACGgctggcccgcggctctttcgcgccaacaCTGCTCGCCTCggtgcccccgggcgccccccagcacGCCGGGTTCGGCCTGAGTCCGCCGGCGCTGATTTCAGCCCAGGGAAGCGAAAATCGAGCTCCTGGGAGCGTGACTGGGCCGTTTTTTGGCGCCGgcacgaaaaaatcgcctgggaaggtctttctgggggcgcg
Proteins encoded:
- the LOC123099385 gene encoding protein NUCLEAR FUSION DEFECTIVE 4-like, giving the protein MVSGDGGGRMPSTQFAKHVVAGRWFMFFASILIMAAAGGTYIFAIYSKAIKSSLGYDQQTLNTLSFFKDVSANVGILPGLINEVTPPWVVLACGAAMNLVGYLMIYLSITGRTARPPVWLMCLYIAVGANSQSFANTGALVTAVKNFPEDRGVVLGLLKGFVGLSGAIFTQLYRAIYGTDNDGADLVLLMAWLPAAISLLFIPTIRIMPRGTVAAAATSGRERRAFFYFLYASIVLAVYLLVMNVVELEVLKFPRPAYYVTATVLLLLIFFPIVIIVQQELRTYLQPPLPTQSIVPTTTTTVVDETPSTATVTPPATTCFQDVFRPPARGEDYTILQALFSVDMLVLFVATICGVGGTLTAIDNLGQIGQSLGYPQRSVTTFVSLVSIWNYAGRVVAGFASEYVLARYKVPRPLVLTAVLLLACAGHLLIAVGVNNGLYAASVILGFCFGAQWPLLFAIISEVFGLKYYSTLYNFGAVASPVGSYILNVRIAGHRYDEEALRQGGRRGNDLTCIGVRCFRESFYIIAGVTLLGALVSLLLAWRTRNFYRGDLYGKFNAELAMGPPGPAQDRPEQATTKGAATSSDNVVATNGGKIRSVDH